One genomic segment of Pongo pygmaeus isolate AG05252 chromosome 19, NHGRI_mPonPyg2-v2.0_pri, whole genome shotgun sequence includes these proteins:
- the LOC129016557 gene encoding TBC1 domain family member 3G-like isoform X3: MDTVEDADSWWAQEREDIIMKYEKGHRAQLPEDKGPVPVGIYSNIDHLGILHETELPPLAAQEVKNRREMRRTSKWRKMLGEWETYKHSTKLIDRVYKGIPMNIRGPVWSVLLNIQEIKLKNPRKYKIMKEKGKRSSEHIHQIDLDLSETLRKHIFFRDRYGAKQRELFYILLAYSQYNPEVGYCRDLSNIAALFLLYLPEEDAFWALVQLLASERHSLQGFHSPNGGTVQGLQDQQEHVVPMSQPKTMWHQDKEGLCGQCSSLGCLIWTLIDGISLGLTLRLWDVYLLEGEQVLMPMTSIAFKVQQKRLMKSSRCGLWARFRNQFVYTWARDDDTVLKHLRASMKKLTRKQEDPPPPAKPEQGSSASRPVPASRGGKTLCKGDRQAPPGPPARFQRPIWSASPPWAPRSSTSCPAGAVREDNYPVGTRGVPSPALAQGGPQGSWRFLQWNSMPRLPTDLDVGGPWFPHYDFEQSCWVRDISQEDQLATCWQAEHPAEGVRLAFSAPSTESNQGTPFRARDEQQCAPTSGPCLCCLHLESSQFPPGF; this comes from the exons ATGGACACGGTAGAGGACGCGGACAGTTGGTGGGCACAAGAGCGAGAGGACATCATTATGAAATATGAAAAG GGACACCGAGCTCAGCTGCCAGAGGACAAGGGGCCTGTGCCTGTTGGAATCTACAGCAACATTGATCACCTTGGAATTCTGCA TGAGACGGAGCTGCCTCCTCTGGCTGCACAGGAGGTGAAG AATCGGCGGGAGATGAGACGGACGAGCAAGTGGAGGAAAATGCTGGGAGAATGGGAGACATATAAGCACAGTACAAAA CTCATAGATCGAGTGTACAAGGGAATTCCCATGAACATCCGGGGCCCGGTGTGGTCAGTCCTCCTGAACATTCAGGAAATCAAGTTGAAAAACCCCAGAAAATACAAG ATCATGAAAGAGAAGGGCAAGAGGTCATCTGAACACATCCACCAGATTGACCTGGACTTAAGCGAGACTTTAAGGAAGCATATCTTCTTCAGGGATCGATATGGAGCCAA gcAGCGGGAACTATTCTACATCCTCCTGGCATATTCGCAGTATAACCCG GAGGTGGGCTACTGCAGGGACCTCAGCAACATCGCTGCCTTGTTCCTCCTTTACCTGCCTGAGGAGGATGCATTCTGGGCACTGGTGCAGCTGCTGGCCAGTGAGAGGCACTCTCTGCAGG GATTTCACAGCCCAAATGGCGGGACAGTCCAGGGGCTCCAAGACCAACAGGAGCATGTGGTACCCATGTCACAACCCAAGACCATGTGGCATCAG GACAAGGAAGGTCTATGTGGGCAGTGTTCCTCGTTAGGCTGCCTTATCTGGACACTGATTGATGGG ATCTCTCTCGGGCTCACCCTGCGCCTGTGGGACGTCTATTTGCTGGAAGGAGAACAGGTGTTGATGCCGATGACAAGCATTGCCTTTAAGGTTCAGCAGA AGCGCCTCATGAAGTCGTCCAGGTGTGGCCTGTGGGCACGTTTTCGGAACCAGTTCGTTTACACCTGGGCCAGGGATGATGACACTGTGCTCAAGCATCTTAGGGCCTCTATGAAGAAACTAACGAGAAAGCAGGAGGACCCGCCACCCCCAG CCAAACCCGAGCAAGGGTCCTCGGCATCCAGGCCTGTGCCGGCTTCACGTGGCGGGAAGACCCTCTGCAAGGGGGACAGGCAGGCccctccaggcccaccagccCGGTTCCAGCGGCCCATTTGGTCAGCTTCCCCGCCATGGGCACCTCGTTCTTCCACATCCTGTCCTGCTGGGGCTGTCCGCGAAGACAACTACCCTGTGGGCACTCGGGGTGTACCCAGCCcggccctggctcagggaggacCTCAGGGTTCCTGGAGATTCCTGCAGTGGAACTCCATGCCCCGCCTCCCAACGGACCTGGATGTAGGGGGCCCTTGGTTCCCCCATTATGATTTCGAACAGAGCTGCTGGGTCCGTGACATATCCCAGGAGGACCAGCTGGCCACCTGCTGGCAGGCTGAACACCCTGCGGAGGGGGTGAGATTGGCTTT CAGTGCACCCAGCACTGAATCCAACCAGGGCACCCCCTTCAGAGCTAGGGACGAGCAGCAGTgcgctcccacctcagggccttgccTCTGCTGCCTCCACTTGGAAAGTTCTCAGTTCCCTCCAGGTTTCTAG
- the LOC129016557 gene encoding TBC1 domain family member 3G-like isoform X1, with amino-acid sequence MDTVEDADSWWAQEREDIIMKYEKGHRAQLPEDKGPVPVGIYSNIDHLGILHETELPPLAAQEVKNRREMRRTSKWRKMLGEWETYKHSTKLIDRVYKGIPMNIRGPVWSVLLNIQEIKLKNPRKYKIMKEKGKRSSEHIHQIDLDLSETLRKHIFFRDRYGAKQRELFYILLAYSQYNPEVGYCRDLSNIAALFLLYLPEEDAFWALVQLLASERHSLQGFHSPNGGTVQGLQDQQEHVVPMSQPKTMWHQDKEGLCGQCSSLGCLIWTLIDGISLGLTLRLWDVYLLEGEQVLMPMTSIAFKVQQKRLMKSSRCGLWARFRNQFVYTWARDDDTVLKHLRASMKKLTRKQEDPPPPAKPEQGSSASRPVPASRGGKTLCKGDRQAPPGPPARFQRPIWSASPPWAPRSSTSCPAGAVREDNYPVGTRGVPSPALAQGGPQGSWRFLQWNSMPRLPTDLDVGGPWFPHYDFEQSCWVRDISQEDQLATCWQAEHPAEGVRLAFTALSHNVGMDFPALQCTQH; translated from the exons ATGGACACGGTAGAGGACGCGGACAGTTGGTGGGCACAAGAGCGAGAGGACATCATTATGAAATATGAAAAG GGACACCGAGCTCAGCTGCCAGAGGACAAGGGGCCTGTGCCTGTTGGAATCTACAGCAACATTGATCACCTTGGAATTCTGCA TGAGACGGAGCTGCCTCCTCTGGCTGCACAGGAGGTGAAG AATCGGCGGGAGATGAGACGGACGAGCAAGTGGAGGAAAATGCTGGGAGAATGGGAGACATATAAGCACAGTACAAAA CTCATAGATCGAGTGTACAAGGGAATTCCCATGAACATCCGGGGCCCGGTGTGGTCAGTCCTCCTGAACATTCAGGAAATCAAGTTGAAAAACCCCAGAAAATACAAG ATCATGAAAGAGAAGGGCAAGAGGTCATCTGAACACATCCACCAGATTGACCTGGACTTAAGCGAGACTTTAAGGAAGCATATCTTCTTCAGGGATCGATATGGAGCCAA gcAGCGGGAACTATTCTACATCCTCCTGGCATATTCGCAGTATAACCCG GAGGTGGGCTACTGCAGGGACCTCAGCAACATCGCTGCCTTGTTCCTCCTTTACCTGCCTGAGGAGGATGCATTCTGGGCACTGGTGCAGCTGCTGGCCAGTGAGAGGCACTCTCTGCAGG GATTTCACAGCCCAAATGGCGGGACAGTCCAGGGGCTCCAAGACCAACAGGAGCATGTGGTACCCATGTCACAACCCAAGACCATGTGGCATCAG GACAAGGAAGGTCTATGTGGGCAGTGTTCCTCGTTAGGCTGCCTTATCTGGACACTGATTGATGGG ATCTCTCTCGGGCTCACCCTGCGCCTGTGGGACGTCTATTTGCTGGAAGGAGAACAGGTGTTGATGCCGATGACAAGCATTGCCTTTAAGGTTCAGCAGA AGCGCCTCATGAAGTCGTCCAGGTGTGGCCTGTGGGCACGTTTTCGGAACCAGTTCGTTTACACCTGGGCCAGGGATGATGACACTGTGCTCAAGCATCTTAGGGCCTCTATGAAGAAACTAACGAGAAAGCAGGAGGACCCGCCACCCCCAG CCAAACCCGAGCAAGGGTCCTCGGCATCCAGGCCTGTGCCGGCTTCACGTGGCGGGAAGACCCTCTGCAAGGGGGACAGGCAGGCccctccaggcccaccagccCGGTTCCAGCGGCCCATTTGGTCAGCTTCCCCGCCATGGGCACCTCGTTCTTCCACATCCTGTCCTGCTGGGGCTGTCCGCGAAGACAACTACCCTGTGGGCACTCGGGGTGTACCCAGCCcggccctggctcagggaggacCTCAGGGTTCCTGGAGATTCCTGCAGTGGAACTCCATGCCCCGCCTCCCAACGGACCTGGATGTAGGGGGCCCTTGGTTCCCCCATTATGATTTCGAACAGAGCTGCTGGGTCCGTGACATATCCCAGGAGGACCAGCTGGCCACCTGCTGGCAGGCTGAACACCCTGCGGAGGGGGTGAGATTGGCTTTCACTGCACTGAGTCACAACGTGGGCATGGACTTCCCGGCCCTGCAGTGCACCCAGCACTGA
- the LOC129016557 gene encoding TBC1 domain family member 3G-like isoform X2, with the protein MDTVEDADSWWAQEREDIIMKYEKGHRAQLPEDKGPVPVGIYSNIDHLGILHETELPPLAAQEVKNRREMRRTSKWRKMLGEWETYKHSTKLIDRVYKGIPMNIRGPVWSVLLNIQEIKLKNPRKYKIMKEKGKRSSEHIHQIDLDLSETLRKHIFFRDRYGAKQRELFYILLAYSQYNPEVGYCRDLSNIAALFLLYLPEEDAFWALVQLLASERHSLQGFHSPNGGTVQGLQDQQEHVVPMSQPKTMWHQISLGLTLRLWDVYLLEGEQVLMPMTSIAFKVQQKRLMKSSRCGLWARFRNQFVYTWARDDDTVLKHLRASMKKLTRKQEDPPPPAKPEQGSSASRPVPASRGGKTLCKGDRQAPPGPPARFQRPIWSASPPWAPRSSTSCPAGAVREDNYPVGTRGVPSPALAQGGPQGSWRFLQWNSMPRLPTDLDVGGPWFPHYDFEQSCWVRDISQEDQLATCWQAEHPAEGVRLAFTALSHNVGMDFPALQCTQH; encoded by the exons ATGGACACGGTAGAGGACGCGGACAGTTGGTGGGCACAAGAGCGAGAGGACATCATTATGAAATATGAAAAG GGACACCGAGCTCAGCTGCCAGAGGACAAGGGGCCTGTGCCTGTTGGAATCTACAGCAACATTGATCACCTTGGAATTCTGCA TGAGACGGAGCTGCCTCCTCTGGCTGCACAGGAGGTGAAG AATCGGCGGGAGATGAGACGGACGAGCAAGTGGAGGAAAATGCTGGGAGAATGGGAGACATATAAGCACAGTACAAAA CTCATAGATCGAGTGTACAAGGGAATTCCCATGAACATCCGGGGCCCGGTGTGGTCAGTCCTCCTGAACATTCAGGAAATCAAGTTGAAAAACCCCAGAAAATACAAG ATCATGAAAGAGAAGGGCAAGAGGTCATCTGAACACATCCACCAGATTGACCTGGACTTAAGCGAGACTTTAAGGAAGCATATCTTCTTCAGGGATCGATATGGAGCCAA gcAGCGGGAACTATTCTACATCCTCCTGGCATATTCGCAGTATAACCCG GAGGTGGGCTACTGCAGGGACCTCAGCAACATCGCTGCCTTGTTCCTCCTTTACCTGCCTGAGGAGGATGCATTCTGGGCACTGGTGCAGCTGCTGGCCAGTGAGAGGCACTCTCTGCAGG GATTTCACAGCCCAAATGGCGGGACAGTCCAGGGGCTCCAAGACCAACAGGAGCATGTGGTACCCATGTCACAACCCAAGACCATGTGGCATCAG ATCTCTCTCGGGCTCACCCTGCGCCTGTGGGACGTCTATTTGCTGGAAGGAGAACAGGTGTTGATGCCGATGACAAGCATTGCCTTTAAGGTTCAGCAGA AGCGCCTCATGAAGTCGTCCAGGTGTGGCCTGTGGGCACGTTTTCGGAACCAGTTCGTTTACACCTGGGCCAGGGATGATGACACTGTGCTCAAGCATCTTAGGGCCTCTATGAAGAAACTAACGAGAAAGCAGGAGGACCCGCCACCCCCAG CCAAACCCGAGCAAGGGTCCTCGGCATCCAGGCCTGTGCCGGCTTCACGTGGCGGGAAGACCCTCTGCAAGGGGGACAGGCAGGCccctccaggcccaccagccCGGTTCCAGCGGCCCATTTGGTCAGCTTCCCCGCCATGGGCACCTCGTTCTTCCACATCCTGTCCTGCTGGGGCTGTCCGCGAAGACAACTACCCTGTGGGCACTCGGGGTGTACCCAGCCcggccctggctcagggaggacCTCAGGGTTCCTGGAGATTCCTGCAGTGGAACTCCATGCCCCGCCTCCCAACGGACCTGGATGTAGGGGGCCCTTGGTTCCCCCATTATGATTTCGAACAGAGCTGCTGGGTCCGTGACATATCCCAGGAGGACCAGCTGGCCACCTGCTGGCAGGCTGAACACCCTGCGGAGGGGGTGAGATTGGCTTTCACTGCACTGAGTCACAACGTGGGCATGGACTTCCCGGCCCTGCAGTGCACCCAGCACTGA